From the genome of Papaver somniferum cultivar HN1 chromosome 2, ASM357369v1, whole genome shotgun sequence, one region includes:
- the LOC113351439 gene encoding uncharacterized protein LOC113351439, translating to MVLVLRYVDSDGYVQERFFDIQRVKNTCDVTLKKGIIYILNRYNLAIENMLQLALVHTAEKNGRLWDFFSMLNNIVNFVTASSLRLGSFQDAQEDDINQRLANGDLETGRGANQIGTDRSCQQRDNIIVDHHYHHDIFNAAIDLQIAELVGRFPEDTMELLFLCSCLDPRESFKAFHVENLCTLAEKFYPLDFSRQEVHTLRNELYHYGQDVVKHAGFKNLSIIAELCRRLVETRKADVYPLVDRMIRLILTLLFLQQVRNGIFQQCQMLNQLSATKWMQTFLEIA from the exons ATGGTGCTAGTTTTGAGGTATGTGGATAGTGATGGGTATGTTCAAGAACGTTTTTTCGATATTCAACGTGTGAAAAACACTTGTGATGTAACTCTCAAAAAAGGTATAATTTATATTCTTAATCGTTATAATCTTGCCATTGAAAACAT GCTACAGTTAGCTCTTGTTCACACAGCTGAAAAAAACGGTAGACTTTGGGACTTCTTTTCAATGTTAAATAATATTGTTAATTTTGTCACTGCTTCTTCACTGCGTTTAGGATCTTTCCAAGATGCTCAAGAAGATGATATTAACCAAAGGTTGGCTAATGGTGATCTTGAGACAGGTAGAGGGGCTAATCAAATAG GTACAGATCGTTCTTGCCAGCAGCGTGATAACATTATTGTAGATCATCATTATCACCATGATATTTTTAATGCTGCAATTGATCTTCAGATCGCGGAATTAGTTGGAAGGTTTCCTGAGGATACAATGGAGTTACTTTTTCTTTGTTCATGTTTGGATCCTCGAGAATCTTTCAAAGCATTCCATGTAGAAAATCTTTGTACTCTAGCTGAAAAGTTTTATCCTCTCGATTTCAGTCGACAAGAGGTACATACTTTGAGAAATGAATTATACCACTATGGGCAAGATGTAGTCAAGCATGCTGGTTTTAAGAACTTATCAATTATTGCTGAATTATGTAGACGTCTAGTGGAAACAAGAAAGGCAGATGTTTATCCTTTAGTTGACAGGATGATTCGTCTTATATTAACTCTCCTGTTTCTACAGCAAGTGCGGAATGGTATTTTTCAACAATGTCAAATGTTAAATCAGCTCTCTGCAACAAAATGGATGCAAACTTTCTTAGAGATTGCATGA
- the LOC113353592 gene encoding zinc finger MYM-type protein 1-like, translated as MSTPCQGTKRGRATNTMHKFFKTIEAATSNVLFSSPSSARNHEVPVVNCEPEEVEGTRRTVEVEGTRRTDFEEVEGTQRTDGVEGIQRTDFEEVEGTRRTDLEELDTRIVPEVADSAYVTSLERDPGLRIPIMQHTANKRDEVRRAYLQMGRIRIKLSKYPGTPMGIQDRRFSAKWFGEFHWLEYSKAKDDVFCFYCYLFEKNPPRRPEYTFEGVRNWHNVKNGAKCAFLAHMGSSNSVHFTSVEAGENLKNPQQHISTTFRTQSIEIIRRNRLRFTISVQCALWLAFQQCPFRGHDESKNSKNRGNFLEMVRFSATLNDKVKEVVLENAPKNSTYTSPAIQK; from the coding sequence ATGTCTACTCCTTGTCAAGGGACTAAACGTGGAAGAGCTACTAATACTATGCATAAATTTTTCAAAACTATTGAAGCAGCAACTAGTAATGTGCTGTTTTCGTCTCCATCATCTGCTAGAAATCATGAAGTTCCAGTTGTAAATTGTGAACCTGAAGAAGTTGAGGGTACTCGAAGAACTGTTGAAGTTGAGGGTACTCGAAGAACTGATTTTGAAGAAGTTGAGGGTACTCAAAGAACTGATGGAGTTGAGGGTATTCAAAGAACTGATTTTGAAGAAGTTGAGGGTACTCGAAGAACTGATCTTGAAGAATTGGATACTCGAATCGTACCTGAAGTTGCCGATAGTGCGTATGTTACTTCTTTAGAACGGGATCCTGGATTACGTATACCGATAATGCAGCATACGGCTAACAAACGTGATGAAGTTCGCCGAGCTTATCTACAAATGGGGCGTATTAGAATAAAACTTTCTAAGTATCCAGGTACTCCAATGGGAATCCAAGATCGTCGATTTTCTGCGAAGTGGTTTGGTGAATTTCATTGGTTAGAATATTCTAAAGCTAAAGATGATGTGTTCTGTTTCTATTGCTATTTATTTGAGAAAAATCCACCAAGAAGACCAGAGTACACTTTTGAAGGAGTTAGAAATTGGCATAACGTTAAAAATGGAGCTAAATGTGCATTTTTGGCACACATGGGAAGTAGCAATTCTGTACACTTCACATCTGTAGAAGCAGGTGAGAATTTAAAGAATCCACAGCAACATATTTCCACTACTTTCCGTACACAGTCGATAGAGATTATACGGAGAAACAGGTTAAGATTCACAATATCGGTTCAATGTGCCCTGTGGTTAGCTTTTCAACAGTGTCCATTTAGAGGACACGACGAGTCGAAAAATTCAAAGAACCGTGGTAATTTTCTTGAGATGGTTAGATTTTCCGCCACACTCAATGACAAGGTGAAAGAGGTTGTCCTAGAAAATGCTCCCAAAAATTCTACTTATACTTCGCCTGCTATTCAAAAATAG